A genomic stretch from Panthera uncia isolate 11264 chromosome E3, Puncia_PCG_1.0, whole genome shotgun sequence includes:
- the ZNF789 gene encoding zinc finger protein 789 has protein sequence MKKPTPGQKIFKDLESCKTSAVKQQTAKGPSEKLRKCNELVDIYRLAFPTIGDECSKNFLQNLHLIQDQNAQTGRRRGQCDEYGKPFSQRSLFLQHKQIPPNAKSYKCSECGRVFRRQANFVRHHRIHTSEDPFECDICGQAFKQKSTLAVHKQCHLQKKPYKCHDCGKCFRQMAYLIEHKRIHTKEKPYKCSECERTFSQNSTLIRHQLIHSGEKPHKCVECGKAFGRHSTLMSHQQIHTKQNTHKCSECGECFSRNVDLIQHQRTHTKEEFFECRECGKTFSFKANLHRHEVIHTGERPYRCDKCGKSFIWRTSFIKHQGTHREQVSV, from the coding sequence ATGAAAAAGCCAACTCCAGGGCAGAAGATCTTTAAAGACTTAGAGTCGTGTAAGACATCTGCAGTAAAGCAGCAAACAGCCAAGGGACCTTCAGAAAAGTTACGTAAATGTAACGAATTGGTGGACATTTACAGACTTGCCTTTCCCACTATTGGTGATGAATGCAGTAAGAACTTCCTTCAAAACCTTCACCTTATTCAAGATCAGAATGCTCAAACAGGGAGGAGGCGTGGCCAGTGTGATGAGTATGGAAAGCCTTTCAGTCAGAGATCACTGTTTTTGCAGCATAAGCAAATCCCTCCAAACGCAAAATCTTACaaatgcagtgaatgtgggagAGTCTTCAGACGTCAGGCAAATTTTGTTCGACATCATAGAATTCACACATCAGAGGACCCCTTTGAATGCGACATATGTGGGCAAGCCTTCAAACAGAAGTCCACTCTTGCTGTCCATAAACAGTGTCACCTGCAGAAAAAGCCATATAAATGTCATGACTGTGGAAAATGTTTCCGTCAGATGGCATATCTTATTGAACATAAGCGGATCCATACCAAAGAAAAACCCTATAAATGTAGTGAGTGTGAAAGAACGTTTAGTCAGAATTCAACCCTTATTCGACATCAGCTAATCCATAGTGGAGAAAAACCCCATAAATGTGTCGAGTGTGGAAAAGCCTTTGGTCGTCATTCGACTCTTATGAGCCATCAACAGATTCACACTAAACAGAACACTCATAAATGCAGTGAATGCGGGGAATGCTTCAGTCGGAATGTAGACCTCATTCAGCATCAAAGAACCCATACCAAGGAGGAATTCTTTGAATGTagagaatgtggaaaaacttTTAGTTTTAAGGCAAATCTTCATCGCCATGAGGTCATTCATACTGGAGAGAGACCTTACAGATGTGACAAATGTGGAAAATCTTTTATCTGGCGCACAAGCTTTATTAAGCATCAGGGTACTCACAGAGAACAGGTATCTGTGTGA